From the Planktothricoides raciborskii GIHE-MW2 genome, the window TAAAATCAAATATAATGGACTGCTAGGAGAAGTGTCTGGATGTTCTTCAACCTGATATTTTGATTTTAGTTTTAAAAATTCAACTTTGGCTTTTCTTTCTTCTTCCTGCTGCAAATAAATCTCTAAGGTTGATTGAAAATCCGATGCTAAAAGCCATTCAGCTTCATCGTCAGATAATTCCTCTCTCATGTCAAGCTTTTTCAAAATTGAATAAAGAGGTTCTTCAGGAAACCGATTTATATGTTGAGTGGCATTGTATTTAACTTTTAGTTTGTCAAACCTAACCATTTCTTCAACCAAGTTAATTGTATCTACCAGACCATGCTGATTTAATATCTCAATTTCTGAATCGGTGAGATTATATTCATTATCTAGTTTCCAAAGGATTGAATAGACTGAACTAGAAATAGGCAGTTCTAGTTCTGAAGGGATATGATACTTAGTTCGCAATTGCAGAAACTCGGCTTCTATTCTCTTCTTGTCTTCGGCTCGATATGTATGTAAGCAAATAGCTTCCATCGTGCTAAAAAGTCGATTTTTTTCTAACCATCTAAATTCTAAATCTGTGAGATCAATGCCTGAGTCTGCTTTTCTCAGTATTAGATAGAGAAACCTATCATAATCAGCAACTTTATATTGAGTAACTTGATATTTCTCTTTAAGAAAAGCAAAGTGTTTTTTCTGGATTTCTTTACTATCCATAGCTGATTCGATCTGTACTTTTTTCTACATTACCACATTAATATCCATTTCATCTAATCTTGCTGATGGTCGGTGGCACCCAATTCGGAGCGAAGGTTAAGAATTTTGCCGCCAGCGAGAAATTTTATCTGTTGCATGAATTTTTGTAAATGGTATCATTTCACTATGCCGCTGTTTGAGTCCATGAACCGCCAAAAACCACCAAAAACCACCAAAAACCACCAAAAACATCTAAGGGTTGTCCCCCCGAACAGGAGGACAACCCTTAGATAGGTAAATAAAGCTCTAGATCAGAAAAAAACCGGGAAAAAATTGGGAAAAACTGGCAAAAAGCTAGATGCTTCCCACCACAGCCTTAGCCTGATCGATATTTTCTCTCACGGTGTCCGCACAGTGAGATAAGGCGGCTTTTTCGCTATCGGTGAGGTCGAGTTTGAGGATTTTTTCTACCCCATTTGACCCTAGCTGACAAGGCATTCCCAGGAAAACATCGTTGATGCCGTATTCTCCTTGAAGATAAGCGGCGACGGGCAATACTCGCGACTGATTTTGCAAAATGGCTTCACACATTAAACAAGTGGAAGAAGCGGGGGCAAAATAGGCACTGCCAGTTTTCATTAAGTTGACAATTTCTGTGCCACCTGTGCGAGTGCGATCAACCAAACGCTCGATGGTTGGGGTATCCATCAGTTCCGTGAGGGGCACCCCATTCACGGTGCAGTAACGAGGAATGGGCACCATTAAGTCGCCGTGGTTTCCCAAGACCATCGTGTGAATATCTTGGATGGAAACGCCGAGTTCCATTGAGATAAAGGCTTGGAAGCGGGCGGCATCAAGTACCCCAGCCATCCCCATGACCCGCTGAGTGGGCAGACCACTGGCTTCCCAAGCTAAATAGGTCATTACATCCAGGGGATTTGTCACTAGAATTAAGATCGTGTTGGGCGATCGCTCCAGGGCTTTTTTCGTCGCGTCCACCACGATCTTGGCATTGGTTTTCAGCAGATCCTCTCGACTCATCCCCGGTTTTCGGGCCAGACCCGCAGTAATCACGACAATATCGGAATTACTGGTATCTGCATAGTCATTGGTGCCGATAATCTGACGGTCATGGCGTTCGACTCCTCTGGCTTCCATGAGATCCAGGGCAATGCCTTGGGGCATTCCCTCGACAATATCGACCAAAACAACATCAGCAATATTTTTCTCAACCAGACGTTGAGCCAGGGTACTGCCAACCCGACCGGCACCGATGACGGAGACACGGGCGCCCCGAAGTGAAGAGGGAGACAACGAGAAAGAGGTCATAACTTGAAGGTGATTAATTACTTAAATTCTTCCAGTTGATCGATCCGCAACCAAATATTTGGGGTGGGCACTTGGCCAAACTTAATCAAAGCATAATCGCCCCTCGTTTCTTGGATTTCCCCTTTGGTTTCAAAAATATAAGCGGGGAAACGCGGATCGCTGGCTTTGGCTTCTACACTATTCTCTAACTTTTCGCGCAATGCGCGGACAAAACTGCCTTTTTTAATTGCCATAGGTGATTGTCTCAGATTTTTAGATTACTTGCTTGAATTTTAATCTTTTTTTCGCTTTTTAGAGTGTTTTTGCGGGAATTTCTCTCTCATCACAACATCCAATTGAATCAGAGAGTAGCCCCCTGCCAGATTTCTGGGGTATCTATGGGGTTGCGGTGGGCTGTAACCTTGGAACCACGGGGTTTTCCAGTGTAAAATCTCCGATCTAATAATATGGACGAGCGACGATAATGCCAATTTGACCATCAACAGCTTGGATATATGATTGTAAATCGCGGGATATTTTTACTTCTCCACTGGGGGA encodes:
- the mdh gene encoding malate dehydrogenase, which codes for MTSFSLSPSSLRGARVSVIGAGRVGSTLAQRLVEKNIADVVLVDIVEGMPQGIALDLMEARGVERHDRQIIGTNDYADTSNSDIVVITAGLARKPGMSREDLLKTNAKIVVDATKKALERSPNTILILVTNPLDVMTYLAWEASGLPTQRVMGMAGVLDAARFQAFISMELGVSIQDIHTMVLGNHGDLMVPIPRYCTVNGVPLTELMDTPTIERLVDRTRTGGTEIVNLMKTGSAYFAPASSTCLMCEAILQNQSRVLPVAAYLQGEYGINDVFLGMPCQLGSNGVEKILKLDLTDSEKAALSHCADTVRENIDQAKAVVGSI
- a CDS encoding NAD(P)H-quinone oxidoreductase subunit O — its product is MAIKKGSFVRALREKLENSVEAKASDPRFPAYIFETKGEIQETRGDYALIKFGQVPTPNIWLRIDQLEEFK